The sequence GCCTTTACTGCTCTTTGGAGGACATTAACAATATCAGCAGCTGTAGATTCAACAACATAACCAGGACATGAAGAATGCAGTGCATGAAGACACGCTCCCATTGAAAAGTCATAATCTGCATCTCTGCAGAAACCAAGATATAGCATATTGGTACATGACGATGTCTGGATTCCAATGAACAAGGGGAAACCAAAACCTACATTGTAAGTTGCTACCTCTATTTCATATATAAGTCATTTTAGACTTGTAAGGAAGTCAGGAATTACTAGCAGTGTAGCTTACAAAATTGACATTCAAGACCTTGTTCATTAGAGATATGTTTTTCCTCTAAAGGTATCTAATTCTGAATTCTCTCACCAACAGGAGACATGGGGGAATGATGACGCATTCATTGATAAATGATAAGAATAGAATCATTGAGCATGGGCATAATAGGAACAAAATATAATGACCGAAGTGACACATATTTTATGAAGAGCTgtaagggcagtcccaatggAATGACTAGGATGGTTTCTGTAGCATTAATTACGATGTCATGTAAGAAAAATGGTGGTGTGGCAGTAGAGTTaaggaagagagaaggaaaCCGTCACTCATGCAAGAAACCATCTCGTTGTGAAAACCAAAAGGGGGAgtaaaagagagagaagagaggggatTGGATGATAATTGGCAGTAGAGTTAAGGAAGAGAGCGAAGGAAACCGTTTCTCGTGCAAGAAACCATCTCGGTGCAAAAACTGaggaagggggagggaggatagggagaagaaaggaaagagaGGAGACTAGGAGAGGATTGGATGGTAatttattttgatttttgaaGAGACCGACCACTATTGTcaatatgacatggcaactatGGAAACAACATGATACTATTTGGGTTGGGAGTGCTGCAAAAGGTTAAAACAGCCTACATTCGGAACCGGATGGATTATGGATTTTTCACATGAGGTAGGGAGAAGTGGTATGCTTGATTGCAGTTTCCATTGACCTCAAACCTCACTATAGTTATAGGAATCGTAACTggatttagtttaaatttgaatatcgtatttgttggagtatattgagcccatgtatagaggcccatctagaggcccatgtgtaGGTACTAtttatacccacccttctagggttggaggaatacaacaaCAACTATTATCCTCCTacatggtaccagagccgaggtcctgggttcgatccctcccggccacgcatttccgctgcgcgatttcccctgcgtctctcgtgtgctgagacctgctgcgggctacgccgggcactagaacctgctgcgggctacgccgggctcgcacgccgtagggggaatgttggacCAAGGATAaaggcccccacccctcccactataacacctgggttttatggtcgggttggctaggtggggcgcgctaacagTATTTAATGATCACAGAACCACTTATTTGctatgcaattttttttaaatagttACGTTGGTGCAGTATAACTGTTAGCTGGTTTGCATTCAGCATGCGTGTAGGTTGGCAGCACATTCTTCACTTAAGTTGGTGCAAGGTTGGAGAAAATAATAGGATATTTGGTTATATGATCAACTTGGAAGGACGGTGATGCACGTGGGCACATGAGAAAGGAAAATTAATTGAACATGCAGGGCCATGGAGTCACAGTTGATATGCTTGCATGCCTTTGTTGAAAAAACGATTGTTGATCTCTTCTAGTTTATCTAGCTTTTACATGCTTGATTTTTTTCCCAGTTGAGCAATACAGCAAAACAATACTGATGTTGCAGCTGTGGGCCAGTTCTCATACAGAAAATGGTTACAGCtagattcaaatttgaatatgaaaaaaaaatgcataacCAAGCAACTTACCAATGTCAGCTAACTTCTTAATTTACAATTTTTACAGAGAGAAGTTCTCAGTTATAGTATACACAGGGCCAGGAGCATCATAAAAGGACAGAAATAGGCTAGTAAAGTAACATCCTGCAAAGAAGCTAAAGAAAACATATGCAAAGTATAATCTAGCATAACAATATTTGGACAATATTTTACTCAAGATCCAATTCCAACATATCTCTCCTCAAATGGTGTAGTAATTTCAACAACGGGAAGCAATGAGTACTAACGTGATTACCTGATATCAGAAAGTTCAGCAACATCTTGGCCCAAAATGCATGTGATTGAACGGATAATATTTTCTAGAGGAAGAATCTCATCAGTCATCACTGTGGCAACAATGCGTGCAAAATCAAAACAAACCTGTGGCAACAGATCGAACACAGGCAAGTTAAAGATACACAGGGATAACCAAAAGTTAAAACTATTTATAAAGGTTGATGCCAACCTTGTGCAGAGAACCATCCCCATAGCAGAGAATAGAACAAGCAGCAGAAACAAATGACATGTTAACGAGCCCATCAACATACAAGGTCCCATCTGCAAGACACTTGTTAACTAGTTTAATCAGTGAAGTGGCAAATGGACGCCATCTTGCATCGCCTGTCAGATCAACCAGCACGCCAGGTCCATTCTTAGGTTGGCAACTGGCTGGGAGCTCACTATAAGGCCCAGGTGAGTCTAATATATTTGAGAAGGATCCACAGAGGCATTTAACTAAACACCTTCCAGGAGGCATACCACTAGGACTCTCATCATGCATTGATGCCACATATAGTAGATCTGTTGGATTGGACAAGGTCAAGTTTCAGCCTTTCTGCATAATTAAAGATTAAGAGCACAAAGCAAAGCACATACCTTCTACTGCGACCATAGCATCCAAGAAGAATTGTCTGTAGGCTTCTCGGTCACCTGTGCGAAGAATGGAGAGCAGATTCCAAACTGCATTGAATATAAGTTCATGGCTCGACCTGCAACAGCGAAGAAACAGCATACATGTAAATGACAGGTGGGGATGTCTAACAGGTGGAATCTGCTGGTGTGACACTTAGATAACACAACTGTACCAAATTACTTACAAAGACTGCAAGTATAACAGTTACACAAACTTTTCCCCGAGGAATACAAATAACTATCTGCTGTCCTTAGCCTACAAGGCCATTCTTTCACTCCCAGCAAGACCATGAAAGGTAAATTTATGTCCAGTTGCAGGTAGCTTTCTACTATGCACATTTTAGAGTTTTAGGGACGTAGCTCCGTCTTAAGCAACCATCATTCAGCTTACAGCACAACTGATGGCACACAGCCCCATCAGGACAGTGACAGCACTCCCCTCTTATCGTGTTGCAAGTGCTGGGACACACAGCCGCAACTACAAACAATAATAGGAAGCAAAACACCTACGATGTAACCGACAGCTTCTCCACAGCTCAGATCATCCTGAACGAGTTCTTAATTGAATAATTAATACACATTtccctcaaaaagaaaaataagacACATGTAGCCTTTGGCCACTGAAGCAAGCGCACGAGTGCACACACATTATCAGCTAAATCCGTCACATGTCTGGATGGGAAACAAATGAGTATGGAATCAAATGGACAGTGTATGGAAGTTAGCAAAAATATGTACAGCCCACGTGGTCCCAATGAAATTACACATTCATACCGCAATCTATTCCAGGATGAAAGGAAACACAAATATTAGGAGCGATTGGACTAGGGTTCTGTGGAGGGAAGATGGGGTACCTGAAATCGGGCTCGGCGAGGAAGGGGAGGATGCGGCCGATGACGCTGATgacgtcggcggcgcggccgttgtAGAAGACCCCTGGGAACTTGAGCGCCGTGTAGGCGACCAGCTTGAGCAACGCAATGACCTCCCGGAGCTCTCTCTTGGATGCTGCGCGCGACCACGGCAACGGGTCAGCTGAAACAAATGTGGagcgagggaggggagggcggcgcACGAACCTTTGGGGGAAGGGATGACGTAGTCGCGGAGGAGGTTGGGGAGGACCTCGCGGAGCTTGACCTCGAGGTGCGCGGAGCCCGGGGCGGagccggcggaggcggtggtggaggaggcgatgAGCTCGCGGAGCTCGTGGATGTAGGTGAAGTGGCTGgccatcgccggcgccggagcgggGCGGCAGCGGAAGGGTTCggcggctgccgccgccacttTTTCCGTCCTTAATTTCGAACGGAAAGGGAGGGGACGGACTCTCTCACCGCCTGCTGCCTGCCTCCCACGCAGGAGAGAGGCTTCGTGGGCTTATTTGGGCCGCCAAGCAGGGGGAGAAAATTGGGCTTGGGCGTTCATGGGCCTTGGGGTTGAAGCCAATTTGGACTCATCAGGATGGATACCTTTCTTCGAGTTGAACAGTTAGTTCATGATGAGGAGGACAGGAACAGGAGGTTCAGTTGCAGGTTGCAGCAGCGAGTGAGAGTGGCCATCTCATCTCATCGCTAGCTGATGCCTGATTGATGAGTCGCCGTCATTTTTGGGAAGAGAGCCTGCTTAATATTGGTGAGCCTCAACTTGTCTGAACTGTCCGGCTTGGCTCTTGAGCCTTTCAATGGCGGATTTTTCAGATGGAGACGGACGCTGCGATCCTACATCGCCCGAGCATGTATTCATGAACCTGGGGTAGCTCGCATCAGCGGCCAAACCAAGGGAAATGCTTTCTTCACCTTCTGAGCAAACAAGTTGTTGACGATAACAATTCGGTTTTAGAGGCGAAAACGGATCTGTTGACATGCATGCGCTCAATCTCTAGCTTCTTCTCTACTGCCACTCTTGTCCTTCAGGCTTCAGCTTgacaccgtgttcggctggtgtcCTAGTCTCCAGCCctacagtatttttttctcacaccgcTTCAGCATTAGTCTCTAGTCACCAATTAgacaatagtatttttctctcataccacTCCAGTTCCAGCCTCCCGAACAGAGGCTTTTCGCTggacaatattttgacctctcGTTCGTCTCATCGGATACAATGATACAGTGATGATCACGAACGGCCTGACGTGATGTGGATctctattcttttttttagcACCATGCGGAACAAAAGTCAACCACCACAAATTTATTCTAGCACCATGCGAAACAAAAGTCAACCACGGACAACCAGACCAATCAGATGCTAGTCAGCGGGCGTGTCGCCGCCGGATATCCGGTCGGTGATGCCGCGAGCGCGGAACGCCGGCGCACGGCGGTGTCGATATACTATAATGAAAACCAGCGAGGGCGAGAGCGAGTCTGACATCCCTGCAGAAGGCGTCGCCCACATTTCGCCGAGCACCTCGCGCGCGTGCCCATGGAGGGAGGCCGGGTCCacccgcagccgcagcagcgcCCGGGGAGCGAGCGCACCAGGCTGGGCGTCTACCACGACGTGCTGCGCCGCCtcaggggcgccgccgcgcccgaggCGCTCGCGCCGGACTTCGCCGACAGCCTCTGGGCGCACTTCCACCGCTTCAGCGTCAGGTGCGAATTCTACCCATGGTTACACAGCACTTGGGGTCCATGGAAATTTTCGGCTTATTCTTTCGATCCGGTGCTGCGGCAGGTACGCGTTGGATGTGAACGCCGAGAGGGCGGAGGATGTTCTGGTGCACATGCAGCTGCTCGACAGGGCTAAGCACTCGGACAACCAGCCAGCCTTCTCAGTCAGAGTTGTTCAGGTGCCAAGTGACTGAACAAAGTCAACTCATTTTTTGTGAATCAAATTAGCAATATCTGTAGCTGCAATCGTGATCTGTTTGAGCTAATTGGGTGTTCTCTGTAGGTGCCCGTGCCTCCAGAGCTTGTTGCCACTGAACCCGATTCTTCTGACCCCAATTCGATGGAAGAGGGCGCCTTTgcaacctcaagaaaactcAAGTATGTTAGCTGCTTCTCGTTTTGTTACCTTTCAGTTGATCACCATGCCTCGTTCTTGTTTCAAATTTCATCGTTCTTTACCCCTTTCATCACTCACCTTTACGTTGTTTGGTTCCTCAGTGTGCACCCAGAACCAATTTTCGGCTCCTCACAGAACCTTAAGGCCCTTGTACGTGAAGCCAGCAGCAGGAACCTCCTGGATGATGGCGATGCTGTTCTCAGGTTACCTCGTTCTCAGTGGCATACCAGCACCTGCATTCATCTCGCTGGCTTCTTTCAGTTACATACATAATCCCAAAATTCCATGGTTATGGCTCATGTGTACAAAATTTGGTGGTGAACAGATTCTATACATAAACTTTCATTCAAATGTTGTTTAGCAGACCAAGTTTCTCTTACTTGATGGTGCATTCATTTTTCTAATGTACTGTAAACAAAACTGATTCTTATGctatgccttttttttttgctactcCTTGGCTGTGTCTAAAAATCAAATGCATATGTTCAAAATTGTTTTTACCATTCGCATGTCTTGTTTGTCATGAGCTATGTGTGCACACAAAACTggaattcatttgaattcagaTTCTATGGATGCCCAGATCTCCTAGATCAATATCTGCTGCCTTTGGCTACAAGACTGCCAATGGAGTAGCATCATGTTGAAAGCAGACCCATACCCAGCATTATTCAAATAAATCctctttcatttttttcatcCAATATGACACCTTCATCCTCATATGCTGTTGGCAATTGTGGAAACGCAGAAACGGTGTCATCTTCCGCCAGGAGACGTTGTCGTTGCATCAAACTCTGCAAGCCTGCAAGCAGGAAGCAAAAGCATGGAGCTGTCGCCTGCCTTGCGCTGAAAAGGGCATTGGCGACCAATGGTGTTCCCTTTTTTCTTCGGCAATGTAAAACATCATGTAACACTTGTATCATCAGGCCATTTCAGGGCCACCtataaatgaaaaagaaaaaatcaggTGGGGGATCCTCTCCCCCTCCGttgacccctcaaaaaaaaaatcatccaatTTCCAGACATTCCAAATATTCTCTAAGCAGTTATTTAGTGATAATCACAATTTTTCAGCTGTGATTGCTTGTTAACTGTTCCTTGCTTAAATCGTTGTCTCAAAAGTTCAAGCCAACTGCATCTGATGAGGAACTGTTATGTTCTTGTGCAGTAAAGCGCTGATAATGAATATAGCAAAATTCTAATTTTGTCCCCATCTGGCTGCAATTTTTTTATCTTGCAGGCCCATGCATGAAATCACTTTTGCATCCCACGACAGGCCAAAGGGCCTTACTCAAGTAAGTTTTGGAACTAGTTTCCTTAAAAAGGATTATTGTAATTTCATTTTTGAATCATATTGCATGATGTTTGGAAGCTTTCTGATGCTAACATCATGTTCCAGTTGTCTGCACTTCTAGGCCAGCTAAATCTTGATATCAAGGAAGTACATGCACTTTCAACAAATGATGGCTACTTCTTAGATATTTTCATTGTGGTCGGATGGGATCACAAGGTATTCTTATGCAAATCTCTCTACTTAGCAAACATTTAGTTTCAAACTATTTACAGCTGTGCTGCTCATGTTCTGTCTACATGCAGGAACCTCCAAATTTTCATGACAAAAGCATTAGAATCTTCATCTCTGTTTTAAACATTATTTATTGAATTGCTACATATAATTACACTTCCATGGCATTTGTTTTATTCTAGTACACTCGTCAGATAGTCAGATACTCAGATAGGAGGGAAGTCTTACTTTTGATTATACAGGAAACTCTACAGCTTGAAGAAGCATTGGAAAAGGAAATTCACAACTATAAGGCACAGGTAAAGTTTTAGCACCCATCCCATTTCTTCGTCATCTGATCTTGAGCTATCTGTTGCCCTTTGTTCGACCAATTAGGATGACCCATTAGAATTCCTCTGTTCATGGAGACACATGAAAAGAATGTGCCAAACTAGAAAAGAAAGCGTATGGGTGAACCCAACTAAGAAATTTTGATACAAAGAATAAGATTACTTGCCTGGCCAGCATTCAATAAGCACCAGAACCACCTTTTGGTCAAATTAGtccttgtgcattcatgctatCTAATATTCTTCTCCAAAATTACAAATCTGTATCCTCATTTTAAGATTAGCAGAACAATTGATGTCAATAGATTACACCACAAACTCTTAGATCCACATAAGCAAATTGAGACTCAGATGTATAGAACATTTTGTTTATGTCTAGAACAAGATGCTGACAAAAGGTTGTGACACGAGAGTATTTTGTGATGCACATTTTGTCCTAGTGTTAAGTCTGcaatgtgcaaaaaaaaaaaacttgcagtGTTTATAATTAAGCTGTTTCTATTAAATGTTTTGTGCAATGTGCAAAAACTAGTCTACAGATTCAGTGTTTATAATTAAGCTGTTTCTATTAAATGTTTTGTTCATTTGGTAAGCTTTGGTACCTGTAACCTTTTATTCTCTATTTCCTGGTGCTTAAGTTATGCACTGTCAAAACTCTTCTTCAGATGCATTCAACATCTTCTTGCTGGCCTCCTGAATTGGCAGGCAAGCAGTGTCCGAATAACTCACAAGAAGGCAGCCATGTTGAGATACCTAAAGATAACACTGACGAATGGGAGATTAATTTCAAAGCATTGGCATTTCAAGACAAAGTGGCATCTGGAACGTATGGAGATCTGTGAGTATTATATTGTTGCCTTGCTTGGTATTTCGGTCTGTTAGtttccttaaaaaaaaaaaacaagccgcTCATTCTTCCTCCCTTGATGTTGCAGTTATCATGGTACATACTTCGGTGAGGATGTTGCTATCAAGGTACTCAAATCAGATCGCCTTAATGAGAACATGGAAAAGGAGTTTGCTCACGAAGTATATATCATGAGGTTGGTAACAAAATCTGTAATAAAGTTTCAGAAAAGGAAGAGGATGCATGCCAGTGGCCCTGTGGTTGGGAGGCTGTTTAACCTGCCCAGTACTACCTATTGATCCAGTTTCATGTCCTAGGCTCGTAAGACCAGCTCGGACACCCATCTCCTTTAGTGACAGTAGAGCTCTTGGCCTTACTGTTttatttttaaagaaaaaaaaaggaaaataaaagctGTGGCCTGTGATAGTCAACTTAAAACGCTCATACTTTTGTTGCTACGACAATATGCTGAACCTAAAAAGGCTCATCTGTTTCTATACTGGAGTCTTTTGCCTTAGTAAGTAGCACATGCTTTTGTCTGATCATGTTGTTGACAAGTTTTTTCATTTTCTAGGAAGATCCGTCACAAGAATATTGTTCGATTTCTTGGGGCATGCACCAAGCCAAAAACTTTATGCATTGTCACAGGTAAAATATAGATACTAGTACTTCTTCCCATGCAAATTTAATCAGATTAGGTTAAAAAATTTCTCGTTTATTTAAACTTATGTGTTTCACCAGAATTCATGAAAAATGGAAGTGTGTATGATTTCCTTCACAAGCGTAAAGGTTCCTTCAAACTTCCTAGTCTACTTAAAGCTGCAGTTGACATATCAAAAGGGATGGACTATTTACACCAAAATAGAATTATTCATCGAGATTTGAAGACTGCCAATCTTCTAATGGATGAGCATGAGGCAAGTTTTCTGTCATTGTATGGTCAAACTGCATATACATACTTATCCATGTAAATTCCTTCATAACGTGGTTTCCTTGTTAAACACAATCAGTATCGTGGTTGGTAATTCTATATTCATTTCACTAAGTGTGTGAGTCACTGCCAagccctctcccctctcccaaCACATGCGCGCGCACCATCTTTCTATTTTGGTTGCGTGTAAATTGTATGTGTGCTCTGAAATATAGTTAACAAAGTTCCTTTTTTGTATAGAACATGAAAAACTATGGAgactggatatatatatatatatatatatatatatatatatatatatattagaggACCTAGCCATTTGTCTATATATTTGGAACTGTTTTTTCCCCAAATCTCAAACAGATTtctttttgctatttttatctATTTTGTTGTTAGGTGTCAGCCATTCATATTAACTGGCATGTATTCCTTATATCCTTTTGGTATCATATCCTCTGTCCCTTTTCTATTTTAGCATCATGTTTAATCAATGAGCTTCATTAGATCCTATGCCTCGttatattctttctttcttgtctcctgcattgaaaattttgaagtaTTAAAAATTTGAACCTCAAAATGATTATCAATGACACCTTTCAGCTCATCAAGGTTGCTGACTTTGGTGTTGCACGTGTCAAAGCTGAGTCAGGTGTAATGACAGCGGAAACTGGCACATATCGTTGGATGGCTCCGGAGGTAATCTTACGTAATTAATAGTTAACAAATTATATTTGTTTATTACAGAGGAATCACCagcactagtttttttttaatgatAGTAGTACAGAGTACAGACTGGGTACCAAAATTTGAAGATCTTTTATATGAGCTCCATTTTCTGTGTAGGTTATAGAGCACAAACCATACGACTCCAAAGCTGATGTATTTAGCTTCGGCATTGCTCTGTGGGAGCTGCTAACTGGAAAGGTAACTGGTCGATTAGTCAGAGTTGATCCCTTAGGAAATTTATGGTTGGCCTTGGTACTAAATGCCAGAGTTCTCAGTTTTgggcttcttttttttaatagaTTCCTTATGATTTTCTAACACCACTCCAAGCAGCCATTGGTGTTGTCCAGGAGGTAATGAACAAACTGAAGTTTTTTTTAGTTGGTTTTGTTATTGACTGACACATGAAATGCAACCCCAAGATCATCAGTTACAACTGTGCATAGTTTTGTCTTTGTAGTTTGTTGAGGTCTAAGTCTAACATTAGTGTTGTCCATGAGGCAACCTCATTATACTACTACCCTAAACTTTTTTCTTTGAAAAGGTTTTTTTAGCATGGGAATTAAAAGATCGCAAAACCAACTGCTATTG comes from Panicum virgatum strain AP13 chromosome 4K, P.virgatum_v5, whole genome shotgun sequence and encodes:
- the LOC120704522 gene encoding serine/threonine-protein kinase STY46-like isoform X3, with the protein product MEGGRVHPQPQQRPGSERTRLGVYHDVLRRLRGAAAPEALAPDFADSLWAHFHRFSVRYALDVNAERAEDVLVHMQLLDRAKHSDNQPAFSVRVVQVPVPPELVATEPDSSDPNSMEEGAFATSRKLNVHPEPIFGSSQNLKALVREASSRNLLDDGDAVLRNGVIFRQETLSLHQTLQACKQEAKAWSCRLPCAEKGIGDQWCSLFSSAMPMHEITFASHDRPKGLTQLSALLGQLNLDIKEVHALSTNDGYFLDIFIVVGWDHKETLQLEEALEKEIHNYKAQMHSTSSCWPPELAGKQCPNNSQEGSHVEIPKDNTDEWEINFKALAFQDKVASGTYGDLYHGTYFGEDVAIKVLKSDRLNENMEKEFAHEVYIMRKIRHKNIVRFLGACTKPKTLCIVTEFMKNGSVYDFLHKRKGSFKLPSLLKAAVDISKGMDYLHQNRIIHRDLKTANLLMDEHELIKVADFGVARVKAESGVMTAETGTYRWMAPEVIEHKPYDSKADVFSFGIALWELLTGKGLRPVIPRGTNPKLAQLLEKCWEQNPTNRPDFTEILQTLNEIAEEVPMDPNKLHKEKEKGGSFFSFGKGH
- the LOC120704522 gene encoding serine/threonine-protein kinase STY46-like isoform X2 — encoded protein: MEGGRVHPQPQQRPGSERTRLGVYHDVLRRLRGAAAPEALAPDFADSLWAHFHRFSVRYALDVNAERAEDVLVHMQLLDRAKHSDNQPAFSVRVVQVPVPPELVATEPDSSDPNSMEEGAFATSRKLNVHPEPIFGSSQNLKALVREASSRNLLDDGDAVLRNGVIFRQETLSLHQTLQACKQEAKAWSCRLPCAEKGIGDQWPMHEITFASHDRPKGLTQLSALLGQLNLDIKEVHALSTNDGYFLDIFIVVGWDHKETLQLEEALEKEIHNYKAQMHSTSSCWPPELAGKQCPNNSQEGSHVEIPKDNTDEWEINFKALAFQDKVASGTYGDLYHGTYFGEDVAIKVLKSDRLNENMEKEFAHEVYIMRKIRHKNIVRFLGACTKPKTLCIVTEFMKNGSVYDFLHKRKGSFKLPSLLKAAVDISKGMDYLHQNRIIHRDLKTANLLMDEHELIKVADFGVARVKAESGVMTAETGTYRWMAPEVIEHKPYDSKADVFSFGIALWELLTGKIPYDFLTPLQAAIGVVQEGLRPVIPRGTNPKLAQLLEKCWEQNPTNRPDFTEILQTLNEIAEEVPMDPNKLHKEKEKGGSFFSFGKGH
- the LOC120704522 gene encoding serine/threonine-protein kinase STY46-like isoform X4 yields the protein MEGGRVHPQPQQRPGSERTRLGVYHDVLRRLRGAAAPEALAPDFADSLWAHFHRFSVRYALDVNAERAEDVLVHMQLLDRAKHSDNQPAFSVRVVQVPVPPELVATEPDSSDPNSMEEGAFATSRKLNVHPEPIFGSSQNLKALVREASSRNLLDDGDAVLRPMHEITFASHDRPKGLTQLSALLGQLNLDIKEVHALSTNDGYFLDIFIVVGWDHKETLQLEEALEKEIHNYKAQMHSTSSCWPPELAGKQCPNNSQEGSHVEIPKDNTDEWEINFKALAFQDKVASGTYGDLYHGTYFGEDVAIKVLKSDRLNENMEKEFAHEVYIMRKIRHKNIVRFLGACTKPKTLCIVTEFMKNGSVYDFLHKRKGSFKLPSLLKAAVDISKGMDYLHQNRIIHRDLKTANLLMDEHELIKVADFGVARVKAESGVMTAETGTYRWMAPEVIEHKPYDSKADVFSFGIALWELLTGKIPYDFLTPLQAAIGVVQEGLRPVIPRGTNPKLAQLLEKCWEQNPTNRPDFTEILQTLNEIAEEVPMDPNKLHKEKEKGGSFFSFGKGH
- the LOC120704522 gene encoding serine/threonine-protein kinase STY46-like isoform X1; protein product: MEGGRVHPQPQQRPGSERTRLGVYHDVLRRLRGAAAPEALAPDFADSLWAHFHRFSVRYALDVNAERAEDVLVHMQLLDRAKHSDNQPAFSVRVVQVPVPPELVATEPDSSDPNSMEEGAFATSRKLNVHPEPIFGSSQNLKALVREASSRNLLDDGDAVLRNGVIFRQETLSLHQTLQACKQEAKAWSCRLPCAEKGIGDQWCSLFSSAMPMHEITFASHDRPKGLTQLSALLGQLNLDIKEVHALSTNDGYFLDIFIVVGWDHKETLQLEEALEKEIHNYKAQMHSTSSCWPPELAGKQCPNNSQEGSHVEIPKDNTDEWEINFKALAFQDKVASGTYGDLYHGTYFGEDVAIKVLKSDRLNENMEKEFAHEVYIMRKIRHKNIVRFLGACTKPKTLCIVTEFMKNGSVYDFLHKRKGSFKLPSLLKAAVDISKGMDYLHQNRIIHRDLKTANLLMDEHELIKVADFGVARVKAESGVMTAETGTYRWMAPEVIEHKPYDSKADVFSFGIALWELLTGKIPYDFLTPLQAAIGVVQEGLRPVIPRGTNPKLAQLLEKCWEQNPTNRPDFTEILQTLNEIAEEVPMDPNKLHKEKEKGGSFFSFGKGH